The Gemmatimonadetes bacterium SCN 70-22 genome has a segment encoding these proteins:
- a CDS encoding phosphohistidine phosphatase SixA produces MQLLVIRHAIAEEREAHAAAGGHDDDRPLTPFGKRRMRRNAKGLRHAATHIEVLASSPLVRAQQTARIVADEYRIPDVEVVEALRPDHHPRELLAWLSRQPADATVAVVGHDPHVSSLVLWSLAGSDEPVVVFKKGGVALLEFDRKPAAGKARLHWLLTPAQLRDLAG; encoded by the coding sequence ATGCAACTGCTCGTCATCCGACACGCCATCGCCGAGGAGCGCGAGGCGCACGCGGCCGCCGGTGGCCACGACGACGACCGCCCGCTGACGCCGTTCGGGAAGCGGCGCATGCGGCGCAACGCCAAGGGGCTGCGCCACGCGGCCACGCACATCGAGGTCCTGGCCTCGAGCCCGCTGGTGCGCGCGCAGCAGACGGCGCGCATCGTGGCCGACGAGTATCGCATTCCCGACGTGGAGGTGGTCGAGGCGCTGCGCCCCGACCACCACCCGCGCGAGCTGCTCGCCTGGCTGTCCAGGCAGCCGGCAGATGCAACGGTCGCCGTGGTCGGGCACGACCCGCACGTGTCGTCGCTGGTGCTGTGGTCCCTTGCCGGGAGCGACGAGCCGGTGGTGGTCTTCAAGAAGGGCGGGGTGGCGCTCCTCGAGTTCGATCGCAAGCCGGCGGCGGGGAAGGCGAGGCTGCACTGGCTCCTGACCCCGGCGCAGCTGCGCGACCTGGCAGGGTAG
- a CDS encoding acriflavin resistance protein: protein MFISDFAIKRPMITVVAMVTLVAFGLVALFKLQTDEFPDVAPPVVTVGLVYPGASPDGVESEILDPIEEAISAIAGVKHVNGRAEDGFGFIMVEFNFDKPLTEATQDIRDAISGIRQDLPTELEEPIIKKFNDTDLPIVVLSLNSSTLSPAELTRLADPGITRELRSIAGVAEVTVPGKLERELTVELRPEALQAAGVGVSQVVQALQLQNLAAPVGSVKGALDERSIRLKGRLQSPQEFENIVVAERNGQLIRLGQVASVKDGTEEQRTLALYADSTGRIRESVGINVKKSKGYSTTDVASQILARVEQIEKTLPAGTTIDVIKNSGHNVTNSVRNVQETLVEGALLTVLVVFLFLNSWRSTVITGLALPVSVLASFIAVWALGFKLETMSLLGLSLAIGILIDDAIVVRENIVRHVEMGKDHYTAAREGTDEIGLAVAATTFSILAVFVPIAFMPGVGGQWFQPFALTIACSVLVSLFVSFSLDPMLSAYWPDPHLEEHQKSVITKALDRFNDWFNALSGRYRQVIAWALDHRKSMVAISLGTFVFALAMPAIKIGNRTLVGVAFFPSDDNAEFNVKVETPPGSNLDYTRLKAEEVIRIIARHKELVRYSMSSLGADGSSAVDVASIYVKMVPKDERTQSVDAFTTMLREELTQVGGATIAVFPTDWGGGRKQVAIEMRSNDAQKLAEASERALAAVRQVPNAVDVGLSSKGQKPELNVELDRGLAGSLGITVGQVAQALRPAFAGIDAGDWEDPSGEMRDVVVRLAPEARRRAQDLRQLPLVVQGRNGVPSTLPLGQVARIESGVGPAVINHLDRDRVVNVEFNVAGRSQGEVTNDAQRAIAALRLDPSVRITLGAEAQQQNEVFGQIFLALGTALLLMYLILVMQFGSFLDPLAIMMSLPLSMIGVMLGLAITGNTINLMSLIGVILLMGIVAKNAILLIDFAKWARERRGMRLREALIEAGAIRLRPILMTTFALIAGMLPVALGRGEGSQFRAPLGIAVIGGVITSTMLTLVAIPTFYEILDQMRTALARRFGFGVSQKTAEHPVPEGVATAAGD, encoded by the coding sequence ATGTTCATCTCGGATTTCGCGATCAAGCGGCCGATGATCACCGTCGTGGCGATGGTGACGCTGGTCGCGTTCGGGCTGGTCGCCCTCTTCAAGCTGCAGACCGACGAGTTCCCCGACGTCGCCCCCCCCGTGGTGACGGTGGGGCTCGTGTATCCCGGGGCGTCGCCCGATGGCGTCGAGAGCGAGATTCTCGACCCCATCGAGGAGGCGATCTCGGCGATTGCCGGCGTCAAGCACGTGAACGGGCGTGCCGAGGACGGCTTCGGCTTCATCATGGTGGAGTTCAACTTCGACAAGCCGTTGACGGAGGCGACGCAGGACATTCGCGACGCCATCTCGGGGATCCGCCAGGACCTCCCGACGGAGCTCGAGGAGCCGATCATCAAGAAGTTCAACGACACCGACCTCCCCATCGTGGTCCTGTCGCTCAACTCGTCGACGCTGTCGCCGGCGGAGCTGACGCGCCTGGCCGACCCCGGGATCACGCGCGAGCTGCGGTCGATTGCCGGGGTGGCGGAGGTGACGGTCCCGGGCAAGCTGGAGCGCGAGCTGACGGTCGAGCTCCGGCCCGAGGCGTTGCAGGCGGCGGGGGTGGGGGTGTCGCAGGTGGTGCAGGCGCTGCAGCTGCAAAACCTGGCGGCGCCGGTGGGGAGCGTGAAGGGGGCGCTGGATGAGCGCTCCATCCGCCTCAAGGGACGCCTCCAGTCGCCGCAGGAGTTCGAGAACATCGTGGTCGCCGAGCGCAACGGGCAGCTCATCCGCCTGGGGCAGGTGGCCTCGGTGAAGGACGGGACCGAGGAGCAGCGCACGCTGGCGCTCTATGCCGACAGCACCGGGCGCATCCGCGAGTCGGTCGGGATCAACGTCAAGAAGTCGAAGGGGTACAGCACCACCGACGTGGCGTCGCAGATCCTGGCCCGCGTGGAGCAGATCGAGAAGACGCTCCCCGCCGGGACGACGATCGACGTCATCAAGAACTCCGGCCACAACGTCACCAACTCGGTGCGCAACGTGCAGGAGACCCTCGTCGAGGGAGCGCTCCTCACGGTGCTCGTCGTCTTCCTCTTCCTGAACTCCTGGCGGTCGACCGTCATCACGGGACTCGCCCTCCCGGTGTCGGTGCTGGCGTCGTTCATCGCGGTGTGGGCCCTCGGCTTCAAGCTCGAGACCATGTCGCTCCTCGGGCTCTCGCTGGCCATCGGCATCCTGATCGACGACGCGATCGTGGTGCGCGAGAACATCGTGCGGCACGTGGAGATGGGGAAGGATCACTACACCGCCGCGCGCGAGGGGACCGACGAGATCGGGCTCGCGGTGGCGGCGACGACCTTCTCGATCCTCGCCGTCTTCGTCCCCATCGCCTTCATGCCGGGAGTGGGCGGGCAGTGGTTCCAGCCGTTCGCCCTCACCATCGCCTGCTCGGTGCTCGTCTCGCTCTTCGTCTCGTTCTCGCTCGACCCGATGCTGTCGGCCTACTGGCCCGACCCGCACCTGGAGGAGCACCAGAAGAGCGTGATCACGAAGGCGCTGGACCGGTTCAACGACTGGTTCAACGCGCTGTCGGGGCGCTACCGGCAGGTCATCGCCTGGGCGCTCGACCACCGCAAGTCGATGGTGGCCATCTCGCTCGGGACGTTCGTCTTCGCGCTGGCCATGCCGGCCATCAAGATCGGGAACCGGACGCTGGTGGGAGTGGCCTTCTTCCCCTCCGACGACAACGCCGAGTTCAACGTCAAGGTCGAGACCCCGCCGGGATCGAACCTCGACTACACGCGGCTCAAGGCGGAGGAGGTCATCCGCATCATCGCGCGCCACAAGGAACTGGTGCGCTACTCGATGTCGTCGCTCGGCGCCGACGGCAGCTCGGCGGTCGACGTGGCGAGCATCTACGTGAAGATGGTGCCCAAGGACGAGCGCACGCAGAGCGTGGACGCCTTCACGACGATGCTCCGCGAGGAGCTCACGCAGGTGGGCGGGGCGACGATCGCCGTCTTCCCGACCGACTGGGGTGGAGGGCGCAAGCAGGTGGCCATCGAGATGCGCTCCAACGATGCGCAGAAGCTGGCCGAGGCGTCGGAGCGGGCGCTGGCGGCGGTGCGCCAGGTGCCGAACGCGGTGGACGTGGGGCTCTCGTCCAAGGGACAGAAGCCCGAGCTCAACGTCGAGCTGGACCGCGGACTGGCGGGGTCGCTGGGGATCACCGTGGGACAGGTGGCGCAGGCGCTGCGCCCGGCGTTTGCCGGGATCGACGCCGGCGACTGGGAGGACCCGAGCGGCGAGATGCGCGACGTGGTGGTGCGACTCGCCCCCGAGGCGCGGCGCCGTGCCCAGGACCTGCGCCAGCTCCCGCTGGTGGTGCAGGGGCGCAACGGCGTCCCCAGCACCCTCCCGCTCGGGCAGGTGGCGCGGATCGAGAGCGGTGTGGGGCCGGCGGTCATCAACCACCTGGACCGCGACCGCGTGGTGAACGTGGAGTTCAACGTCGCCGGGCGCTCGCAGGGCGAGGTGACCAACGACGCGCAGCGGGCCATCGCGGCGTTGCGGTTGGATCCATCCGTCCGCATCACCCTCGGGGCCGAGGCGCAGCAGCAGAACGAGGTCTTCGGGCAGATCTTCCTCGCCCTCGGGACCGCCCTCCTGCTGATGTACCTCATCCTCGTGATGCAGTTCGGGTCGTTCCTCGACCCGCTGGCCATCATGATGTCGCTCCCGCTGTCGATGATCGGGGTGATGCTGGGGCTGGCGATCACCGGGAACACCATCAACCTGATGTCGCTCATCGGCGTCATCCTGCTGATGGGGATCGTGGCCAAGAACGCGATCCTCCTGATCGACTTCGCCAAGTGGGCGCGCGAGCGGCGCGGGATGCGGTTGCGCGAGGCGCTCATCGAGGCGGGGGCCATCCGGTTGCGTCCCATCCTGATGACGACGTTCGCCCTCATTGCCGGCATGCTCCCGGTCGCGCTCGGGCGGGGGGAGGGGTCGCAGTTCCGGGCCCCGCTGGGGATCGCGGTGATCGGCGGCGTGATCACCTCGACGATGCTCACGCTCGTCGCCATCCCGACCTTCTACGAGATCCTGGACCAGATGCGGACCGCGCTGGCGCGCCGCTTCGGCTTCGGGGTGTCGCAGAAGACGGCGGAGCACCCGGTGCCGGAGGGGGTGGCGACGGCGGCCGGGGATTGA
- a CDS encoding multidrug ABC transporter ATP-binding protein, giving the protein MPKHAPLALDVRALHKRYGDVVAVDGLDLQVGVGECFGLLGPNGAGKTTTIEICEGLLAPDRGEVVVLGQRWERDADALRQRLGVQLQEAQFSEKLTVEETVRLFRSFYARGATVPELLAQVQLEEKRGARVNALSGGQKQRLSIACALAGAPELLFLDEPTTGLDPQSRRQLWELVERLRAAGATIVLTTHYMDEAERLADRIAIVDRGQVIALGTPRELIRSLGAEQVVECALGDGGALVTDELAALPGVLRVRSDGPVHTLQVTAAHETIPALLALASQHGVRLTELRTHSPTLEDVFVSLTGRHLRDA; this is encoded by the coding sequence GTGCCGAAGCACGCCCCCCTCGCGCTCGACGTTCGCGCCCTCCACAAACGCTACGGCGATGTCGTGGCGGTCGACGGGCTCGACCTGCAGGTCGGCGTCGGCGAGTGCTTCGGGCTCCTGGGGCCCAACGGCGCCGGGAAGACGACCACCATCGAGATCTGTGAGGGGCTCCTCGCCCCCGATCGCGGCGAGGTGGTGGTCCTGGGGCAGCGGTGGGAGCGGGACGCCGACGCCCTGCGCCAGCGGCTCGGCGTACAGCTGCAAGAAGCGCAGTTCTCCGAGAAGCTCACGGTCGAGGAGACGGTCCGCCTCTTCCGCTCGTTCTACGCGCGCGGGGCGACGGTGCCCGAGCTGCTGGCGCAGGTGCAGCTGGAGGAGAAGCGCGGCGCCCGGGTGAACGCGCTGTCCGGGGGGCAGAAGCAGCGCCTGTCCATCGCCTGCGCCCTGGCCGGCGCCCCGGAGCTCCTCTTCCTCGACGAGCCCACCACCGGGCTCGATCCGCAGTCGCGGCGCCAGCTGTGGGAGCTGGTCGAGCGGCTGCGCGCCGCCGGGGCGACGATCGTCCTCACGACGCACTACATGGACGAAGCGGAACGCCTCGCCGACCGCATCGCCATCGTCGACCGCGGCCAGGTGATCGCGCTCGGGACCCCGCGCGAGCTGATTCGGTCGTTAGGCGCGGAGCAGGTCGTGGAGTGCGCGCTGGGCGACGGCGGGGCGCTGGTGACCGACGAGCTGGCGGCGCTCCCGGGGGTGCTGCGCGTGCGGAGCGACGGCCCGGTGCACACGTTGCAGGTCACGGCGGCGCACGAGACCATCCCCGCCCTCCTCGCCCTCGCGTCGCAGCATGGGGTGCGGCTCACCGAGCTGCGGACGCACTCGCCGACGCTCGAGGACGTCTTCGTCTCGCTCACCGGGCGCCACCTGCGCGATGCCTGA